One Glycine max cultivar Williams 82 chromosome 3, Glycine_max_v4.0, whole genome shotgun sequence DNA window includes the following coding sequences:
- the LOC100811613 gene encoding WAT1-related protein At1g09380 isoform X1 — protein MGAGLVAFLLMVLVQLVYAVMNITSKLAIESGMSPLVLVAYRQLFATVSIAPFAYWLEWNTLPRITKRLMLQILFSSLTGVTGNQMLYFVGLKYSSATIACALTNLLPAFTFILAVLFRQENLGIKKRAGLAKVFGTILCVSGALLLSFYHGKTIGLGQSSIHWRYAEKMEGTSSSGKGNMFLGPLVVILSTLVWAAWFIIQKDISKTFSAPYTSTGLMCFMASFQCIIIAVCVDHTASAWSLHNAMRLSSALYAGIFCTGLAYCLMSWTIERKGPLYVSVFTPLQLVLTAILSWALLREKLYVGTAVGSLLIVLGLYSVLWGKSEEVNKEDGIEDAFKEAVKDPKNDMELQSYVSSNVNNRCAIA, from the exons ATGGGTGCCGGTCTCGTTGCGTTCCTCTTAATGGTTCTTGTACAATTGGTCTATGCAGTGATGAACATTACTTCAAAGCTTGCAATAGAATCTGGCATGAGCCCTCTTGTCCTTGTTGCTTATCGACAACTCTTTGCAACTGTGTCCATTGCTCCCTTTGCTTATTGGCTTGAatg GAATACGCTTCCCAGGATCACAAAACGTCTTATGCTTCAGATATTATTTTCGTCCCTGACAGG AGTTACAGGAAATCAGATGCTTTATTTTGTGGGGCTGAAATATTCATCCGCTACAATTGCATGTGCACTGACCAATTTGCTCCCAGCTTTCACTTTTATCCTTGCAGTTCTCTTCAG ACAAGAGAATTTGGGAATCAAGAAGAGGGCTGGGCTAGCAAAGGTATTCGGGACAATATTGTGTGTGAGcggagccttgcttttgtcatTTTACCATGGAAAAACCATTGGTTTAGGCCAATCAAGTATTCACTGGAGATATGCTGAGAAAATGGAAGGAACTAGCTCTTCTGGCAAAGGAAACATGTTTCTAGGCCCTTTAGTCGTAATTCTTAGCACCCTTGTTTGGGCAGCATGGTTCATAATTCAA AAAGACATAAGCAAGACTTTTTCAGCTCCTTACACGAGCACTGGCTTAATGTGTTTCATGGCAAGCTTTCAATGCATCATCATTGCCGTGTGTGTCGACCACACTGCCTCAGCTTGGTCACTCCACAATGCTATGAGACTTTCCTCTGCTCTTTATGCG GGAATATTTTGCACTGGATTAGCGTATTGCCTCATGTCGTGGACCATTGAGAGAAAAGGTCCTCTTTATGTCTCTGTATTTACCCCTTTGCAGCTTGTCCTCACTGCCATTTTAAGCTGGGCTTTACTTCGTGAGAAATTATACGTTGGAAC TGCCGTAGGGTCTCTCTTGATAGTTTTGGGTCTCTATTCTGTTCTTTGGGGAAAGAGTGAAGAGGTGAACAAGGAAGACGGTATTGAAGATGCATTTAAAGAAGCAGTCAAGGATCCGAAAAATGACATGGAATTGCAATCATATGTGTCATCCAATGTTAATAATCGTTGTGCTATTGCATGA
- the LOC100811613 gene encoding WAT1-related protein At1g09380 isoform X2, with protein MLQILFSSLTGVTGNQMLYFVGLKYSSATIACALTNLLPAFTFILAVLFRQENLGIKKRAGLAKVFGTILCVSGALLLSFYHGKTIGLGQSSIHWRYAEKMEGTSSSGKGNMFLGPLVVILSTLVWAAWFIIQKDISKTFSAPYTSTGLMCFMASFQCIIIAVCVDHTASAWSLHNAMRLSSALYAGIFCTGLAYCLMSWTIERKGPLYVSVFTPLQLVLTAILSWALLREKLYVGTAVGSLLIVLGLYSVLWGKSEEVNKEDGIEDAFKEAVKDPKNDMELQSYVSSNVNNRCAIA; from the exons ATGCTTCAGATATTATTTTCGTCCCTGACAGG AGTTACAGGAAATCAGATGCTTTATTTTGTGGGGCTGAAATATTCATCCGCTACAATTGCATGTGCACTGACCAATTTGCTCCCAGCTTTCACTTTTATCCTTGCAGTTCTCTTCAG ACAAGAGAATTTGGGAATCAAGAAGAGGGCTGGGCTAGCAAAGGTATTCGGGACAATATTGTGTGTGAGcggagccttgcttttgtcatTTTACCATGGAAAAACCATTGGTTTAGGCCAATCAAGTATTCACTGGAGATATGCTGAGAAAATGGAAGGAACTAGCTCTTCTGGCAAAGGAAACATGTTTCTAGGCCCTTTAGTCGTAATTCTTAGCACCCTTGTTTGGGCAGCATGGTTCATAATTCAA AAAGACATAAGCAAGACTTTTTCAGCTCCTTACACGAGCACTGGCTTAATGTGTTTCATGGCAAGCTTTCAATGCATCATCATTGCCGTGTGTGTCGACCACACTGCCTCAGCTTGGTCACTCCACAATGCTATGAGACTTTCCTCTGCTCTTTATGCG GGAATATTTTGCACTGGATTAGCGTATTGCCTCATGTCGTGGACCATTGAGAGAAAAGGTCCTCTTTATGTCTCTGTATTTACCCCTTTGCAGCTTGTCCTCACTGCCATTTTAAGCTGGGCTTTACTTCGTGAGAAATTATACGTTGGAAC TGCCGTAGGGTCTCTCTTGATAGTTTTGGGTCTCTATTCTGTTCTTTGGGGAAAGAGTGAAGAGGTGAACAAGGAAGACGGTATTGAAGATGCATTTAAAGAAGCAGTCAAGGATCCGAAAAATGACATGGAATTGCAATCATATGTGTCATCCAATGTTAATAATCGTTGTGCTATTGCATGA
- the LOC100792129 gene encoding galactinol synthase 2, whose amino-acid sequence MAPNITTVVANATTEQLPKAHGGSSGRAFVTFLAGNGDYVKGVVGLAKGLRKAKSMYPLVVAVLPDVPEEHRAILKSQGCIVREIEPVYPPKNQTQFAMAYYVINYSKLRIWEFVEYQKMIYLDGDIQVFGNIDHLFDLPNNYFYAVMDCFCEKTWSHTPQFQIGYCQQCPDKVQWPSHFGTKPPLYFNAGMFVYEPNLNTYRHLLQTVQVIKPTSFAEQDFLNMYFKDKYKPIPNVYNLVLAMLWRHPENVELDQVQVVHYCAAGSKPWRFTGKEENMDREDIKMLMKKWWDIYEDETLDYNNNSVNVERFTSVLLDAGGFQFVPAPSAA is encoded by the exons ATGGCACCTAACATCACCACCGTTGTTGCCAATGCCACCACTGAGCAATTACCCAAAGCTCATGGAGGAAGTAGTGGGCGTGCCTTTGTGACTTTTCTTGCTGGAAACGGTGATTATGTAAAGGGTGTTGTGGGTTTGGCCAAAGGACTGAGAAAGGCCAAAAGCATGTACCCTTTGGTGGTTGCTGTGTTACCAGATGTTCCTGAAGAACATCGTGCGATTCTCAAATCCCAAGGTTGCATTGTCAGGGAGATTGAACCTGTGTACCCTCCTAAGAACCAGACCCAGTTCGCCATGGCCTATTATGTCATCAATTACTCCAAGCTACGTATTTgggag TTCGTGGAGTACCAGAAGATGATATACCTAGACGGCGACATCCAAGTTTTTGGAAACATTGACCACTTGTTTGATCTTCCTAATAATTATTTCTATGCGGTGATGGATTGTTTCTGCGAGAAGACTTGGAGCCACACCCCTCAGTTCCAGATTGGGTACTGCCAACAGTGCCCTGATAAGGTTCAATGGCCCTCTCACTTTGGTACCAAACCTCCTCTATATTTCAATGCTGGCATGTTTGTTTATGAGCCTAATCTCAACACCTACCGTCATCTTCTCCAAACTGTCCAAGTCATCAAGCCCACGTCCTTTGCTGAGCAG GACTTTCTGAACATGTACTTCAAGGACAAGTACAAGCCAATACCGAACGTGTACAACCTTGTGCTGGCCATGTTGTGGCGTCACCCTGAGAATGTTGAACTTGATCAAGTTCAAGTGGTTCATTACTGTGCTGCT GGGTCTAAGCCTTGGAGGTTCACTGGGAAGGAAGAGAACATGGATAGGGAAGATATCAAGATGCTTATGAAGAAGTGGTGGGACATATATGAAGATGAGACACTGGACTACAATAACAACTCTGTCAATGTGGAACGTTTCACATCAGTACTATTGGATGCTGGGGGTTTTCAGTTTGTGCCAGCACCTTCTGCTGCCTAA